The genomic window CATACGCAGGTTGAAAACATAAAGGCCGACCGGTTTTCAAAGGTCGGAGGTGCATTTCATGAAAAAGCAAATGGTTGAATTCGCCGGCCAGTCCGTCGGCATTGTTGTCCCCGAGAACGGCCGGTTGAAGTTCGTGGCGGTGAAATTTCACGTGCACGGTCTCGACGGCCGTCTCTACGAAACGATGGACGAACTGCGCCACGCCATCCGCGCCCATGTGGAAAATTTTTATCGCAAGGGGCCGGATCAGGCCCTCGCCGGCTGATTTTCCGGTTCCCGGTTGCTTTGATCTGGAACAAGGATCATGCTCGGGCGTTACGTTACGGAAGTAGCTTAATCTCAGGAGTTCACAATGGTAGCCAATAAATCGACGGAAGCCCAGGCGGGCAAGGCGACGGAAGCCGACATTCAGGCTCAGATCGACCAGTTGCGCGGAGATATCTCCGAACTCACGAAGATGATCGGATCGCTTGGCAATCAGAAGGCCTCTGAAGCCCGCGTCAAAGCCGAGAAATTTCGGGACGATGCCGTCAAGAGCGGACAGGACGCCTATGACCGCGCCCGTGAAGAAGCGCTTTCTTTCGAGGAAGACGTCGAGGATCATATCCGCAGCCGCCCGCTTCAGTCGATCATGGTGGCTGCCGGTTTCGGATTTCTGATGGCGCTCCTGACGCGGCGCTAGATGATGGATCGGCTCATATCACTCGTGGCGGCCGCCATGGCAGTGGATGGCCGCATAGTTGCGCGTTCAGCCAGGCGTAATGCGATTGTCGCGGTTGTTCTGTTCTTCCTGTTCCTCGCCGCCTTCGTCAGCGGCGTGGCGGCGCTTGCCATCTACCTTGCGGAGAAATTCGGGCCGCTCGGCGCCGCTCTGACCATCGCCATTGCCTCGCTGGCGCTTGCGCTGTTCGTGCTGGCCTATGCGATTATGATGAACCGGATGGAGCGAAGGCGCTTCCGGGCTGCGAAATACGCGACCGAGGATATGCTGCAGAGCCTCGCCGGGCTTGTGCCGACAATGATCAACCAGAAACCGATCACCGGCATGGCATCGATCGCCGCGCTCGCCTTTGTGCTGATGCGCGCCTACCAGAAGAAAAAATGACAGCGGACATGCGAGCGAGGCGACGGGGCGACCCGTCGCTTTGCCGTTTTGCGCTGCCGGGAATGACACATGACCATGAATACGATCAACGGCATACCGCAGATGGGTTTCGGCACCTGGAAGCGGACTGGCAATGAGGCCTATGAGATGGTGAAGGCCGCGCTTGAAGCCGGTTACCGCCATATCGACACCGCCCAGGCCTATGACAATGAAAGCCAGGTGGGCAATGCGATTTCCGATTCGAGCTTCACGCCGGCGGATATTTTCGTCACCACCAAGGTCTGGATCGACAATTACGGGCCGGGCGCCTTCCGTCCGAGCGTGGAGGAAAGCATGGCGCGGCTGCGGCTCGACAAGCTCGACCTTCTGCTTCTGCATTGGCCCGGCCGCCCCGACGGGCCCGCCTTCGAGGATTATATCGGCGAGCTTGCCGCGGTTTACGACGAAGGCCTGACAAAGCGCATCGGCGTGTCCAATTTCAATACCGCCCTGCTGGCGGAAGCCGCGCGCCTGCTCGGCGATCGCAAGATTTCCACCAATCAGGTCGAGTGCCACGTGTTCAACCAGAACGGGATCGTGGCCGACTATTGCCGGGAGCACGATATCGCGTTGACGGCCTATTCGCCGCTGGCCCAGGGCAAGATCGTCGGCAATCCGATCCTGAAGGAAGTGGCAAACGCCCATGAAACCGGCGAGGGCGAAATCGCGCTCGCCTTCCTGATGGCGGAAGGCCATGTGGTGATCCCCACCTCAAGCCGGCCCGAGCGGGTGAAATCCAATCTGGATGCGGCCGCCATTCGGCTTTCCGGCGAAGAGGTCGTGCGCATTCGCGAGCTTGACGCCGGCATGCGGATGATCGATCCGGAATGGGCGCCCGACTGGGACTGAACTGGCAGCACTCGCTATGATGCGCTGCCAACATGCTGAAATTGTTTATTAAAACGCAATTTTCCGGATTGCGGCCGCCGGCAAAATACGTCAGCCTCTGATATTGTCAACGACAATGAGGTGGACCATGAAACGTGCTTCGGACTTCGAGTTGCAGCTTGCCGGCTACGGGCTTACGACCGCGCATATCCTCTACCGCCTTCCGGATTTCGAAAGCCTGCTGCAGACCTATGTCTGGCAGGACTACGACCTCGCCCCCGATTTCCCCGAGATGCACAAGTTTCTCGACTTCTGGAAGGAAAAACTCGACGGGCCGCTGCACTCCGTCCGCTATGCCCACAGGAGGCTGATCGGACCCAGTGAATGGCGGCAGGTATCAGGGGAGTTCACGATCCACTAAATTTCTCATTCCCCGCCGGTATCGATCACCGCCTGCAACTGCTCCTTGGCAGACAGCATCAGGCCGATGGGGTTGATGGCGACGATATCGTCGATCCGCGTTGCGCCATTCTCCTGAATCATCGAGAAGCGCGCGGTCGAATAGGTCTGGTACTCGGCCGCCTCGCCCATGCAGGAAAAGGCCTGGAACCGCACGGTGACATGGAAAACGTCGTTCACCGGCTTCGGCGGGGAAATCGTGACGTTCTCGAGCGGGCAGCCATCCTGAGCGTTGGTCACGACATCATAGTCGAAGGGTGAACCGGCTTCCTGCGCATAGGGCGTCTCCATCGCCTCGGCATAGCGCATCTGGAAATCCGCGCTGAACAGGCGGGACAGACGGTCCTCGGAGAACAGCGCCTCATACTGCGCCGAACCGGCCGCCCAATTGTTCTCCGTCACGGCCATGACTTCGCGAACGGGCTGCGCCGGCTCGTCGGCGAGCGCCGGAGTGGCGAAGACGAGAATGGTGAGCAGGGCTTTGAGTGACAATTGACAGACCTTCCGCTGGAACGTGTTTCCTGAGGTTACAGGTGATTGTCGGATCCGTCGACCCGGTCGAGCACCAGCGGCCGTTCAGCCGGGGCGCGATCGGCGATACCGATAGCCTTGAGCAGGGCCGCGGCGGCGGCCTGCCAGTCTTCTTCAGTGGCTGCATGCACGAGGCCAAGCGGTTCGCCGGCCTCGATCCTTGTTCCGAGCGGCCTCAGCGCCGAATAGCCGACGCTGTGATCGATGCGGTCGCCGGGTCGCTTCCGTCCGCCGCCAAGCGACACCACGCTCATGCCGATCGCCCTGGCGTCGATTGTTGAAAGATAGCCGGAGGCGGGGCTTTCGACCGCGCGGATCATCGCGGCTTTGGGAAGGTAGCTCTCCCACCGCTCGACGAAATCCGCCGGGCCGCCAAGGCCTGCCACCACCCTGCCGAAGGTTTCCAGCGCCTTGCCGCTTGCGAGCGTTTCGCGAGCGATGGCGCGGGCGCGATCATGGTCGTCGGCAAGTCCGGCATTCGCGATCATCTCGGCGGCGAAGGCGAGCACCACGGTTTCAAGCCGCGTTCCGGATTTTTCGCCGCGCAGGAATGACAGCGCGTTTTCGATCTCGACCGCGTTGCCGACGGCATCGGCGAGCGGCTCGTTCATGTCGGTGACGAGCGCTGTCGTGGCCAGTCCCGCGCCATTGGCGACCTTCACCAGAAGGCGGGCGAGGGCCTTTGCGTCATCCGGATCGGACATGAACGCGCCATTGCCGAATTTCACGTCGAGCACCAGCGTCTGAAGCCCGGCGGCGAGCTTTTTCGACAGGATCGAGGAGACGATCAGCGGCATCGATTCGACCGTCGCCGTGACATCGCGGATTGCGTAAAGCCGCTTGTCGGCGGGCGCGAGTTCCGCCGTCTGGCCAATGATCGCGCATCCGGCTTGGCCGATGACCCTGCGGAGCGCGGTTTCGTCGGGGCTGATCGAGTAGCCCGGTATCGATTCCAGCTTGTCGAGCGTGCCGCCGGAGGGGCCGAGCCCCCGTCCCGAGATCATCGGCACGGCAAGCCCGGCGCCGGCTGCGATCGGGGCGAGCATCAGCGAGACATTGTCGCCGATCCCGCCCGTCGAATGCTTGTCGGCGATCGGGCGGTCGATGCCGGGCCAGGTGAGCACATGGCCGGAATCGCGCATGGCGAGCGTCAGCGCCACCGTCTCTGCCTCGTCCATGCCGCGAAAGAAAACGGCCATGGCGAAGGCGGCGGCCTGCGCTTCGGAAAGCGTCTCGTCGCTGAGCGCGCCGATAAAGGCGGAGATGTCCTCACCCGAAAGCGTCAGCCCGTCGCGCTTCCTGCGGATGATCTCCTGGGCGAGCATGTATCAGTAACCGCTGGCCGCGGCACTACCCGACTGCTTGCCGTCAAGCACGGCCCGGATGTCATTCAGAAGTCCGGACGCGCCGAAGCGGAAGGTCGTGGGCATCACCCAGCCCTCGCCCATCACGGTTTCTGCAAGGCTCAGATAGAGCTGGGCGTCGCGCACCGACGAGATGCCGCCGGAAGGCTTGATGCCGACCTTGCGGCCCGCCTGACGAATGACGCCGAGCATGATGTCGGCGGCTTCAAGCGTGGCGTTGATCTTGACCTTGCCGGTGGATGTCTTGATGAAATCCGCGCCTTCTGCAATCGCCAGTTCGGCAGCCTTGCGGATCAGGGCGGCATCGCCAAGCTCGCCTGTTTCCAGAATGACCTTCAGCGTCACCGGTTCGCGGCAGAGAAAGCGCACGGCCCGCACCATCTCGCTGACGGCCCATTCATTGCCGGCCTTCAGCTTGGCATAGGGGATCACAAGGTCGATTTCGTCGGCGCCATCGCGGATCGCCTGTTCGGTCTCCGCTTCCACGGCCGAGATCGACATGTCGCCTGCGGGGAAATTCACCACGGTCGCGATCCGGATCAGGTGGTCGGGGCCGAGCATCTGCCGGGCAAGGCTGACGAAACGCGGCCAGATGCAGATCGCCGCCGGGGTGCCGTAGGTCGTGTGGGCGCGCTCCAGCAGCGTCTCGATATCCCTGTCGGTGCAATCATCGTTGAGATTGGTCAGGTCAAGCAGCGAAAGCGAGACCGATGCGGCCTCCTGAATCGTGTGGTGTTTCATGGCTTACCCCCTGCCGATCGCGCGTTTGACAATGGCCGCCAGCTTGCGGCCGCCGACCGGCGCCATTTCCTTGGTTTCCTCATGGCCAAGTTCACCCTGGCTCATTCCGGCCCCGAAATTGGTGATGACGGAAGCCGCGGCGACCTTCAGACCCAGAAAGCGCGCCAGGATGACCTCGGGGACCGTCGACATGCCAACCGCGTCGGCGCCCAGGATCCGGGCCATGCGAATTTCCGCCGGTGTTTCGAAACTCGGTCCTGAAAACCACATATATGTGCCTTCCGCAAGTATTATATCGAGATCGGCCGCCGCCCGCCGCATGGCGTCGCCGAGTTCGCGGTCATAGGCGTGGCTCATTCCCGTGAACCGCCGGTCGGAATTCTCGCCGATCAGCGGGTTCATGCCGGAATAGTTGATATGGTCGGTCAGGAGCATCACCGAGCCGGGCGGCATGTCCTCGCGCAGCGATCCCGCGGCATTGGTGAGGAGCAGGTTTTCGACCCCAAGCGCTGCAAGGGTTTCGAGCGGCAGGCGCATGGCCGCCGCATCGCCCTGTTCATAATAGTGGACCCGTCCGGAAAGCACGATCACGGGGGTACCGGCAAGCGTGCCGGCGATCAGGCTGCCCTGATGGCCGCTGACCGCGCCGACCGGAAAACCCGGCAGTTCGGAAAACGCAAAGCGCCTCGGGTTCTCGATCTCGTCGGCAAGCCCGCCAAGGCCGGAGCCGAGCACGATGGCATGGCCCGGGGAGAGGTCGCCAAGCGCGTCTTTCAGCAGGAGCGCCGCCTCGCTCATCCGATGTCCTCGGTGAAGAAGGCATGGGGCAGCAGCGCGCCGACGGTCACGGTTTCGCGCACGCCGGCGTCATCGCACAGATAGACCTCGGCATCGGCGGCGGAAAATTCGGCAAGCTTCTGGCGGCACCCGCCGCAGGGCGTGCACAGCGCCAGACGCGGCGCGTAGACGGCAACCGCCCTGATCCTGCGCCCGCCGCCCATCACCATGTGGCCGATCGCGACGCCCTCGGCGCAGATCCCTTCCGGATAGGCGAGGTTCTCGACATTGGCGCCGGCATAGACCGCGCCGTCATCGGCGAGGATCGCCGCGCCCACCGGGAATTTCGAATAGGGCGAATAGGATCTGGCGCTTGCCGCGCGCGCGGCCTCGAACAGATCGGCTGGCTTGGTCAATTTACCGCTCCTTGGTATAGGGCACGCCGCCGGCCCTCGGCGGGCGGGCGGTGCCGATGAAGCCCGCCAGCAGCACGCAGGTGAGGATATAGGGCATGGCCTGGAACACCTGCACCGGCACCTCGCCGATCAGCGGCATCGACTTGCCCTGCATGAAATTGGAAAACGCGTCGAGAAAGCCGAACAGCAGGCAGGCAAACATCACCGGGACCGGCTTCCACTTGGCGAAGATCAGCGCCGCAAGCGCGATATAGCCCTTGCCCGCCGACATGTTGTTGATGAACGAGGCCGATTGCGCGATTGCCAGATAAGTGCCGGAAAACCCGCAGAGCAGGCCGGCGAGGATCACCGCGCGGTAGCGAAGCCAGGTCACCGAGATGCCGGCGGTATCGACCGCGCCCGGGTTCTCGCCAACGGCGCGCAGGCGCAGGCCGAAGCGGGTCTTGTAGACCACCCACCAGACGATCGGCACGGTCGCAAACGCGATATAGACAAGGATGTTGTTGCCGGAAATGACATCCGAATAGAGCTGGCCGAAAAAGCCCATCTGGCTTGCCGCCTCCGCGCCCGGAAGATCGATTTCGGTAAAGCGAGCGCTGTTTTCAAGCTGCGGCGTGCGCCCGCCCTGGCGGAACCAGGCGTTGCCGAGCACCACCGTCAGCCCAGCCGCCACGAAATTGAGTGCAACGCCCGAGACGATCTGGTTGCCGCGCGCGGTGATCGAGGCGTAGCCGTGGACAAGGCTGAACACGATCGAGATTGCGATGCCGCCGAGAAGCCCGAGCCAGGGCGAGCCGGTGTAATAGGCAACGACGGCGGCGGCGAAGGCCGAGGCCAGCATCTTGCCTTCGAGCCCGATATCGAAAATGCCGGAGCGTTCCGAAAACAGACCCGCAAGCGCCGTGAAGATCAGAGGAATGGACAGGCGGATGGTCGAGCCCAGCATGCCGATGATGATGTCAATGCTCTGCATCGCTCAGGCCCCCGCCGCCATCTGTCGTCTGGAAAACACCTTGACCAGCGCCGGCCGGTAGAGGAATTCCAGCGCGCCCGCAAACAGGATGACGAGACCCTGGATCATGACGATCATGTCGCGGGTGATCTGCGGCATCATGAACGACACCTGCGCGCCGCCCTGATAGAGAATGCCGAACAGGATCGCCGCCAGCAGGATGCCGAGCGGATGGTTGCGGCCCATCAGCGAGACGGCGATGCCGACAAAGCCCGCCCCGCCGACGAATTCGACCTGAAGCCGGTCAGCCGAGCCCATCACCACGTTGAGCGCCATCATGCCGGCAAGCGCGCCGGACAACAGCATGGTGATGATCACCGTGCGGGCATAGGGAATGCCGGCATAGGTCGCGGCCGTCTTGCTCATGCCGAGCGCGCGCACCGAATAGCCGAACTTGGTGCGCCAGATCAGGAACCAGACGGCGGCGCACATGACGAGCGCGATGATGAAGGAGACGTTGAGCGGTGCGGGGCCAAGTCTGGACCCGAACATCGCCATCAGCCAGTCGAGGTTCGGAAGCTGGCCGCCCGGGGCAAAGCCGCGCGTTTCCGGCGACATCGCGCCGGCGGGTTTCAGCACATGCACGAGCAGATAGACCATCAGCGCCGCGCCGATGAAATTGAACATGATCGTGGTGATCACGATATGGCTGCCGCGTTTGGCCTGAAG from Martelella sp. NC20 includes these protein-coding regions:
- the deoC gene encoding deoxyribose-phosphate aldolase; its protein translation is MKHHTIQEAASVSLSLLDLTNLNDDCTDRDIETLLERAHTTYGTPAAICIWPRFVSLARQMLGPDHLIRIATVVNFPAGDMSISAVEAETEQAIRDGADEIDLVIPYAKLKAGNEWAVSEMVRAVRFLCREPVTLKVILETGELGDAALIRKAAELAIAEGADFIKTSTGKVKINATLEAADIMLGVIRQAGRKVGIKPSGGISSVRDAQLYLSLAETVMGEGWVMPTTFRFGASGLLNDIRAVLDGKQSGSAAASGY
- a CDS encoding aldo/keto reductase; translated protein: MTMNTINGIPQMGFGTWKRTGNEAYEMVKAALEAGYRHIDTAQAYDNESQVGNAISDSSFTPADIFVTTKVWIDNYGPGAFRPSVEESMARLRLDKLDLLLLHWPGRPDGPAFEDYIGELAAVYDEGLTKRIGVSNFNTALLAEAARLLGDRKISTNQVECHVFNQNGIVADYCREHDIALTAYSPLAQGKIVGNPILKEVANAHETGEGEIALAFLMAEGHVVIPTSSRPERVKSNLDAAAIRLSGEEVVRIRELDAGMRMIDPEWAPDWD
- a CDS encoding ABC transporter permease, which codes for MSAANTPLPSWVTFLLMPLLNLATALVISGIVIWLIGQNPFEALGILINGALGNGMGIGFTLFYATNFIFTGLSVAMAYHAGLFNIGSEGQAYVGGLGCALVALALDRYVPWYVTMPFAVLGAGIFGAAWAFIPAWLQAKRGSHIVITTIMFNFIGAALMVYLLVHVLKPAGAMSPETRGFAPGGQLPNLDWLMAMFGSRLGPAPLNVSFIIALVMCAAVWFLIWRTKFGYSVRALGMSKTAATYAGIPYARTVIITMLLSGALAGMMALNVVMGSADRLQVEFVGGAGFVGIAVSLMGRNHPLGILLAAILFGILYQGGAQVSFMMPQITRDMIVMIQGLVILFAGALEFLYRPALVKVFSRRQMAAGA
- the deoA gene encoding thymidine phosphorylase encodes the protein MLAQEIIRRKRDGLTLSGEDISAFIGALSDETLSEAQAAAFAMAVFFRGMDEAETVALTLAMRDSGHVLTWPGIDRPIADKHSTGGIGDNVSLMLAPIAAGAGLAVPMISGRGLGPSGGTLDKLESIPGYSISPDETALRRVIGQAGCAIIGQTAELAPADKRLYAIRDVTATVESMPLIVSSILSKKLAAGLQTLVLDVKFGNGAFMSDPDDAKALARLLVKVANGAGLATTALVTDMNEPLADAVGNAVEIENALSFLRGEKSGTRLETVVLAFAAEMIANAGLADDHDRARAIARETLASGKALETFGRVVAGLGGPADFVERWESYLPKAAMIRAVESPASGYLSTIDARAIGMSVVSLGGGRKRPGDRIDHSVGYSALRPLGTRIEAGEPLGLVHAATEEDWQAAAAALLKAIGIADRAPAERPLVLDRVDGSDNHL
- a CDS encoding DUF883 family protein, whose amino-acid sequence is MVANKSTEAQAGKATEADIQAQIDQLRGDISELTKMIGSLGNQKASEARVKAEKFRDDAVKSGQDAYDRAREEALSFEEDVEDHIRSRPLQSIMVAAGFGFLMALLTRR
- a CDS encoding ABC transporter permease; its protein translation is MQSIDIIIGMLGSTIRLSIPLIFTALAGLFSERSGIFDIGLEGKMLASAFAAAVVAYYTGSPWLGLLGGIAISIVFSLVHGYASITARGNQIVSGVALNFVAAGLTVVLGNAWFRQGGRTPQLENSARFTEIDLPGAEAASQMGFFGQLYSDVISGNNILVYIAFATVPIVWWVVYKTRFGLRLRAVGENPGAVDTAGISVTWLRYRAVILAGLLCGFSGTYLAIAQSASFINNMSAGKGYIALAALIFAKWKPVPVMFACLLFGFLDAFSNFMQGKSMPLIGEVPVQVFQAMPYILTCVLLAGFIGTARPPRAGGVPYTKER
- the cdd gene encoding cytidine deaminase, which codes for MTKPADLFEAARAASARSYSPYSKFPVGAAILADDGAVYAGANVENLAYPEGICAEGVAIGHMVMGGGRRIRAVAVYAPRLALCTPCGGCRQKLAEFSAADAEVYLCDDAGVRETVTVGALLPHAFFTEDIG
- a CDS encoding purine-nucleoside phosphorylase — translated: MSEAALLLKDALGDLSPGHAIVLGSGLGGLADEIENPRRFAFSELPGFPVGAVSGHQGSLIAGTLAGTPVIVLSGRVHYYEQGDAAAMRLPLETLAALGVENLLLTNAAGSLREDMPPGSVMLLTDHINYSGMNPLIGENSDRRFTGMSHAYDRELGDAMRRAAADLDIILAEGTYMWFSGPSFETPAEIRMARILGADAVGMSTVPEVILARFLGLKVAAASVITNFGAGMSQGELGHEETKEMAPVGGRKLAAIVKRAIGRG
- a CDS encoding usg protein; this translates as MKRASDFELQLAGYGLTTAHILYRLPDFESLLQTYVWQDYDLAPDFPEMHKFLDFWKEKLDGPLHSVRYAHRRLIGPSEWRQVSGEFTIH